The sequence GTTTTAATGACTCTTTTGGAGAATATAGTATATATGAAAACGCGACAAAAAAAGTATTTCTAACTATCGGCCCGGATTATGTGCAAGATGTTATATCTTTTAGTAAAAATAATGTAAAAAATAATAAAATAATTAATTTTCTATTTGCAGTTTTTGCTTATTCTGGGCAAAGAGTCATTCATGCTGCACCAATTACAGGCATTCAAGAAATCACCAACTCTCCATTTGAAAATGCCGTATCATTCGACACAACAATCCGTTCTCATTTACTATTGCAATGGATTGCCAACAACAGAACTAAAGCTCTTATAGCGCGAAGCGAAAATAATACCGCTGCGGCTGCACGTTACGATCTGTCCCAGGTACGCATTTCTGAATTTATACAGGAAATATGTGATCTGGATATCAAGTTTCAAATGCAACATTTCCCACAATTATCTGTCAAGATTATCGTTGATAATAAAGATGTTCCATTTAACACCCTCCCGGATGGACTGAAATCCATCCTGAGTTGGACGATTGACCTTGCCACGCGCCTGGAAATGATCCCCTGGGAAGTCGAACGGGACGTTTTTACGCAACCCATGATTCTTTTTTTGGATGAAATTGATATTCACTTGCATCCCAAATGGCAGCGCCGTGTCCTGCCCGCCATTCAGAAGCTTCTACCCAATGCGCAAATTTTTGCCACGACCCACTCTCCCTTTGTTGTGGGTTCGGTTGCGGATGCCTGGGTCTATCGTTTGCCGGAAAAACCGGATCCCAAGGCCATGGAACAAGTCACCATTGTCGGGGAACCTTCCGGGGCCGGGAAAAGCTACCGCTTGATCTTGAAAGAGCTTTTTAATGTTGAAGGCGAATTTGATGTGGAAACCGAAAAACTCCTGGACGCATTTTATCTTGAACGATCTGCCTTTCCCAATGATCGCAGTCGCAAACCTGAACTGCAAAAACTGGCCAAAAGAATTGCTCAAATCAGTTTTGAAGCGGGATTGATCGTCAGTCAGGAAATCCGGCAATTGGAAAGAATGACGGGTGAGGTAATTCGCCTTGCGTAAGATATTACGGACCCAGGCACCCGAATGCTTGCAAAAAGCAGCGACGGATATGACTGAACAATATGTTGCAACTGTTTCTGATCCAAATACCAAGGCCAGATTCAGGTGGCCATACAAGTGCTATGTCTTGATTCGCCAGAAATGAATATCAATTTGAAGATTATTTTATGCTCAATCTGCGCGAAGGCAAGTTGGAACCATCACTTGTGGCATCCCCGGAACATCAACAGCGAGCCAAAACCAGCAT comes from Magnetococcales bacterium and encodes:
- a CDS encoding AAA family ATPase, with the protein product MSNPYRLEYIHLNKIGVFNNTRIEFPERPSTSNTEHDEQRAEIHLFTGPNGCGKSTLLYALANIFHEEDVSKLIQERFHNSESGVNYRFNDSFGEYSIYENATKKVFLTIGPDYVQDVISFSKNNVKNNKIINFLFAVFAYSGQRVIHAAPITGIQEITNSPFENAVSFDTTIRSHLLLQWIANNRTKALIARSENNTAAAARYDLSQVRISEFIQEICDLDIKFQMQHFPQLSVKIIVDNKDVPFNTLPDGLKSILSWTIDLATRLEMIPWEVERDVFTQPMILFLDEIDIHLHPKWQRRVLPAIQKLLPNAQIFATTHSPFVVGSVADAWVYRLPEKPDPKAMEQVTIVGEPSGAGKSYRLILKELFNVEGEFDVETEKLLDAFYLERSAFPNDRSRKPELQKLAKRIAQISFEAGLIVSQEIRQLERMTGEVIRLA